In Sesamum indicum cultivar Zhongzhi No. 13 linkage group LG8, S_indicum_v1.0, whole genome shotgun sequence, the sequence ATATAGGTTGTGACATGGTCGTAGtctacaaaattaaacatattgtCTCCCAAGTTTATGGGATTCAAAAATCCTAAGATGTCTTTTACTACGTTAGAGTCTTTTCACGTAAATGGGAAGACTGAAACATGATTCATCCGAGAATACATATTTCTGGTACTAAGCATACCTGATTGAGGTATCCTCCGATCAACCTGGTagtataaagtaaaaatgtcAGTTGCTGCTTTCTCCAGGTTCATTTACCCTTATGATGTAAACCTGTATGTACAATCGTCAATGGAACAGTAACTATGTCTATGATAAGAAACTGCTAATGAGCGTccataagaattaaaaaaaatatatatttattaacatGTAATTTTCCTGAACATGAAGTGAATAGCACATGATTACCTTGAAGGTTGTTGGTTCAACTAACTGAAAAACGGCGGTGTCCCCATCAACTAGCTCATGATCAATGGCAAAGCCTCTCCACCCGCCACTCAGACCCGTCTTCAAAGCAAGATACTTTGTTGGAGATTCTTCTCCTTGCTCATCAACtaaattgataattacatCACGACTTGGAAGATGTGTCTTGCAAAACTGGACTGGAAGACCCTATCGAAATTAAAGCTTACATTTATCTCTTGCACTTTATCTGTGTAAAATAACTATCAATTCACTTGTCGTTCCCATTTATGTGTTTATCTCAAAAAGTGGGCAGCCTTTCTCTTAATGATATTACTAGCAAGGTCAAGAATGGAGCTCATACACCTATAagtatattcatatatatgctCCTAAGCCTGTCATACATTTGGGGAGGTGAGAGCATTTAAGTGACAAAGACAACGGTTTACAGACATACAGATTATTAGCTTAGAGATTATGCAATCACATTTGGCTGTTTCACCACAAATGTTTATAGGTTTACCTGGATTTCATCAACCTCTTaagctttatttttctctatattaTAATGATAAGATTAAAAGCATCACCGATTGTGTTATTGTGGACAATCTTCGATTTCATGTGATTAACTTGAGAAGAAAGTCGAATGTAATACTGTCTCGAACGTACCAGCCAAAATCCACCAGTAACATGTGATTGAAGCATGGGCTTTACAAAGCTCGGAATATCTTGATCTAAACCTGATTGGAGTTCCTGGGCCCGCTGTATAGCATACTGCCTATCTTCATATGAGGCGTACACTCTGTTCAACAAATCCCTTCTTTGATAACTAGAACAGAGGATCCAACAGCACAAGGCATCAGAAATTTCTTCGATCAATATGGTGAGATGAAATAACTATCTTGAACTAACCTCCTTGGCTTCCCCATAGGTTCAATTGGAACCTACCAAGAACCAAGAACACAAATCAAAAACACTTGCACAATTGTTTGATCCACATGATGTTACAAATACACATGTTGTACTTTCATCAAGTGGTTTCCGGTTGTGATCAAGACATGTAAATAAAGGTTACGATTTCAGAAATTTTGTTTACATATGTTTCATGAGTTATATTTTTCAGGGAAAAAGATTAGAATCATCGAAGATTCGACAACTTAAGTTACATACTTGTGCATGCACAAAGGCTTCATTTAATAACATGCCATTGCAAGAATATTCACATATCTTGATGACAATCACAGTTGGAATGTTCCATTACAACCTTCACCTTGTGCATAAAGATATTTCCTATGAACACATTTAGCATTAATatgcaaacataaatataGGATAAAACACAAATTTGCAACAAAGGAACATAAGTGGATATTTACACACACATTTAAGTAATAGAGTCTTAGAAATAGTTATTAGTTACGGACTTCTTTGTAGCTGCGGGGAGGCAAATCCGCAACCCGACTCGACCGCCGGATGGCAGAGGGGTCCAGAGGCATTTTCGGAACCTTCGGCTTCACCTTCTTCATCTGTGGAAAAAGAAGACAAACAGTAAGAAGAAACCCTTCTGAATTATTGTTTCAGAAAACcaaaatacacacacaacaaaGAGAGATTCTTATGGGAATTTTTACATACAGGTGAAGGGCTGGGAGTGCGTAGAGCTTGAGCAAGCTTGTTGAGATTGAGTTCTTCCATTCTCTTCTTGTTCTCCTCCAGCCTCTTCTGCCTGCTCGCTTCGTACGCTGATTTCTTCGCCACcaccatttttttcttctctttttcactttctgggaatgcaaattttaacttctccttttttgttttttcttctgaaattGAAGTTGTTCTTGATGGGTTTTTTGTTTGCGATTGTGCAAGAACGGAAGAAGAGCAAAGGAGGAGGAAATTGATGGGAGAAGAGTGGGAAAAGACCGTTGGAATAAATCGATGTGGTCTGTACTCTTGTAATAACCCTTCCCTTCCATCTTCTAATTTTCCCTCCCAAAACCCTTTGGTGGGGACCCACTTTcaagatttcaaattcaaacttCACCCAACTACAAGCTTTGGCGTAGTACACTGCTATTTTAGTATACAAGCCAGAAACATTCAGTGGGATATTTTTGTAGCATTTAGACCTTTTCTAgaaagatgaaattatattttttttaaaattaaaattacaattacatcttctaaacatttattatttacatttgacCCTCTTTTGTTAGTGTGTCAACGAAAAATGCTaactttaacaaaatatatatatatataaatctttaatttttactcccaatttaatattttcgtgtgataattttgtatttatgaggaaaaaatgtaatgatgttaacctcactcctacataaatattacattcatcgtataaaattataatcaaaatgttaaataaaggGTAAAAACTAAAAGgttatgctatttttttttttaatattttattttccgtCTAAACTCTATTGGAATGGCGTCAACTATGAAtagagaattttcaaaaatgacgtagatgtatttcaaaaaaatttttaaaaatatataattttatatttttaaatgaggtacatatataaataactctTTTTAATTGTTGTGTCTTGGTTCTTGctttctaaaaaagaaaatgaaagagaaaccCTAAAATAGTCAATTTTGACTGTCAAGAACCACAACATAAAATCAATGTTGGCATCAAACACATACATATGAACCCTAAAATAGTCAATTTTGACTGTCCAGAACCACAACATAAAATCAATGTTGGCATCAAACATTTAACATACATATGTGCTAAATATGATGTGGTCAGGAAACATGGATGTCTTTTAGTGAACATGGAAAGTAACACACTCATTCTAAGTCATCTTAtcaagttgtaatttattattgatcaaGTCAAAAACATTTTACCCCTCAAACTATCaccgtttttatatttatttatttattttaatttgctCACCAATCACACAAAATTTGCAAGCTACCTATTCATggcaaattgaaaaaaaaaataacaaaatataaaaacgaaCACAGCTCAGAATATAAAATGTTGTTTACCCTAATAATATGAAACTATTACAACTAAATCAGTTACAATAATGAATCAATACTTGCAAAtgataataaatcaaaacaaatgaacaaaataaacCCAAAACTTCCTACTGCTTCATGACCACATTCTGAAGATCATAAGCCGATTCATGCCAGACATCCGTGTCGGATAATTAAGAATAGCCAATCAGTGCGGAAATGACATCCgtatcatataattaagtatagTGAATGAGCTCAGGAACAGGTGAAACTCGAACAAAGATTGAAAGCTAAATTCGGAGGCTAATTTTTTACTGTGCAACAAAATACGGCAGCATAATGTGATCCTTTGATACAAACTCGAACTTGTAcataacccaaaaaaattcCGCAGAATTCACAAGCCACCTTCAAATCTGACAACGCTATAACGATTGCATTCATTACAAATCCTCCG encodes:
- the LOC105169553 gene encoding B3 domain-containing protein At3g19184 isoform X1; translation: MVVAKKSAYEASRQKRLEENKKRMEELNLNKLAQALRTPSPSPMKKVKPKVPKMPLDPSAIRRSSRVADLPPRSYKEVPIEPMGKPRSYQRRDLLNRVYASYEDRQYAIQRAQELQSGLDQDIPSFVKPMLQSHVTGGFWLGLPVQFCKTHLPSRDVIINLVDEQGEESPTKYLALKTGLSGGWRGFAIDHELVDGDTAVFQLVEPTTFKVYIIRVNEPGESSN
- the LOC105169553 gene encoding B3 domain-containing protein At3g19184 isoform X2 yields the protein MVVAKKSAYEASRQKRLEENKKRMEELNLNKLAQALRTPSPSPKVKPKVPKMPLDPSAIRRSSRVADLPPRSYKEVPIEPMGKPRSYQRRDLLNRVYASYEDRQYAIQRAQELQSGLDQDIPSFVKPMLQSHVTGGFWLGLPVQFCKTHLPSRDVIINLVDEQGEESPTKYLALKTGLSGGWRGFAIDHELVDGDTAVFQLVEPTTFKVYIIRVNEPGESSN